Part of the Chitinispirillales bacterium ANBcel5 genome is shown below.
AGGACCGAAGCTTACATGCAGGATAGCGTTTCCCGGGAACATACGCCTTCCTTTAAAATAGGAGCTGCCTATGTACTTTCTATTGGCTTCTCTTATGAGCAAGGAATTGATCTAGCTGTGGGCTGGCCTTAGTGTCTAAATTACTATTAATCTACCTTAAAAACAGAGGAACACTATGGATTTCCCAGAATCTGTCTCTTTTACAGTTACCAACGCGTGCAACCTGAGATGCAAAATGTGCGGTCAGTGGGGACCTGATGGTTACATTAAAAACAAGGTAAAAAGCAACACAACCATGAGTCCCGATGTCTGGAAAAAGATGGTAGATGAGCTGGTAGATAACAACAGTGCATCTGTTCTTTTGCGAGGCGGAGAGGTGTTTTTGTATCCCTACATAGCTGAATTGCTTCACTACATTCATTCAAAAAACATCTTTATCTCTATTGATACAAACGGTACCTTACTGGATAAATATGCAGACCTGCTATCGACTCTTGGTACTATTCACCTAAGCATTTCGATCGATGGCCCTCCTCACATACATGATAAAATTCGAGGAGACGAAAATTGTTTTGAAAGGATTGAAAAGAACCTTGAAGTACTCAGGGATGCTGAAAACAGGCACGGTCAACGGATCAGCAAGGCTTTCACATTTACACTATCCTCAGATAATTACCTGTTCCTTGGCCAGATGCCCGATATTGCACGACGCTTAGAAATCGAAACTATTACCGTCGTACCCCGTTATTGGGTGCCTGGTGAAGCTGGAAAAGAGTATGAAAACTGGGTCTGTAAGCACTTTGAAGACAAAGCGTTCTCCTGGAAAGGGTTTCATGAGGAGACTCCGAAAATCGATTGTAACAGATTAACCGAAGAATTACAGAAGTATGAGAAAAATCTTGGAACTATCAAAAACTACCCCTATATGGAATTATCTCAGAGTGAGTACCGGGAATGGTTTACCACCTACTATTCTGTGGTAAAAAAACATCACTGCTCCAACACCGAGCGGTTAATTGATATTCAGCCTAATGGTGATGCTAATGTGTGTGTAGATTTTCCTGATATAGTATTTGGCAATGTTCAGAATCAGACGATCCGGGAAATATGGAACGGTAAAAAGCTTCAAAAATTTCGGAAACTAAGGAAAGAAAGCCAAACGCCTGTGTGTTATCGATGTGGAGCTAAATACATGTCGGAGAGTCCGGAGAAACAATCGTCCTGACCGGTCACGTTTTTTAAATTAATAAGCAGCAAGTATCTTTTACCTATAGCCATTACTTTAATGTATACCCGCAAAGGTCACTCAAATAACATGCTTACAAAAAATAGTACCCCGTGCTGATCCAAATCCCCTTATCCCCGAATGTTCATCCCCATCTTTATTAATTCATTTTTAACACTGTCCCTTTTATCACCCTGAATCTCTACAGACCCCCGATTTTCAGTAATGTGAAAGGTACCGCCACTGCCGCATTTTTTCTTAAGCTTTTGAGACAATTCTTTTAAAAACATAGTTGATGCTGGCAACCGGTCAACAACAGTGACATCCTTACCTTTTCTCCCTTTTCGCTCCAGACGTAAAACGGGTTTTATCTTTGAAAGATCATCAGGTACACTATCCTTTTTACACTCGCAGGAAGAGATATTTTTTTTGCAACGCTTACAGCGTTTGTTCTCTTCGGGATCGGTTGAATATACCAGTTCCGAATCATTGCTGCTCATAATTCTATCCTTCTTCACTTACAATTTAAAGAGATCATAAGGTTACCATAAAATATACACCCTGGGGCAAAATAATAAAAATCGCATGAAAAGAGGCTTATGAGGTAAATTTAAAGAAGTGGTATGTATGTGTGGAAAGAGGGTAAGCGCTATATTTTGCCTACCCTAAGTATAGATTTTAGAAAGATTAAAAAACGATAGGAGCGATATCTTTCTCGGTACAGTTTCGGGACATATCCCAGTACTGTGCTTCTCCATGCGCGATTCGAAATATGAATATTTCCTGATCTGGAAATGCATCCCTGACTGCATGTAGCCACTCCCGATCCTCAAACAGTTTTGCTTTCAGTTTTTCATCATTCACTAATTGAATATCACCAGTGATTCGGACCATTTGAGAGTTTAGTCCATCCCCCGGGTTAAAATAAGCAATCTCAGCTTTTGGATTAGTGTGGAGCTGATCGGAGAGTCGTTTCGATGTACCGGTGTGAAAGTAAAACCCTGTCTCATCAGCAAACCACATCATCATACCTCTAACGTGGGGCTGGTCGTTTTCTGCTGTTGCAAGCCATGCAACCGGATACTGATTTGTGAACTCTCTGATTTGTTCGATTGTTTCCATTACGCCTCCATGGAAGAGCATTTACCTGAATATTTCTTTTTTTATATTCATTTAATATAGGTATGTTCGTTATACAATTTCTTTCAGCAAACGCTCAAAAATTAACACTATTATGCTATTTTACCCATTGCTTTTTAAACTGAAGCGGCGATTGGCTAAACTCACGTCGAAAGCAGTGTGAGAAGTAGGATGAACTGTTAAATCCACAGCGAAGGGCGATTTCGGAGATGCAATAGTCTCCTGCCCGAATCATACGCTTTGCACAATCCAGTCGTGTTTTCAGTATATAATCACCTGGAGAGAGCCCGGTTTCAGTTTTAAATAGGCGGGCAAAGTGTGAGGGCGAAAGGCAAGCTACACGGGAAAGATCAGCAAGTGTCATTTTTTCACCATAATGGGCCC
Proteins encoded:
- a CDS encoding radical SAM protein, which codes for MDFPESVSFTVTNACNLRCKMCGQWGPDGYIKNKVKSNTTMSPDVWKKMVDELVDNNSASVLLRGGEVFLYPYIAELLHYIHSKNIFISIDTNGTLLDKYADLLSTLGTIHLSISIDGPPHIHDKIRGDENCFERIEKNLEVLRDAENRHGQRISKAFTFTLSSDNYLFLGQMPDIARRLEIETITVVPRYWVPGEAGKEYENWVCKHFEDKAFSWKGFHEETPKIDCNRLTEELQKYEKNLGTIKNYPYMELSQSEYREWFTTYYSVVKKHHCSNTERLIDIQPNGDANVCVDFPDIVFGNVQNQTIREIWNGKKLQKFRKLRKESQTPVCYRCGAKYMSESPEKQSS
- a CDS encoding pyridoxamine 5'-phosphate oxidase family protein, with the translated sequence METIEQIREFTNQYPVAWLATAENDQPHVRGMMMWFADETGFYFHTGTSKRLSDQLHTNPKAEIAYFNPGDGLNSQMVRITGDIQLVNDEKLKAKLFEDREWLHAVRDAFPDQEIFIFRIAHGEAQYWDMSRNCTEKDIAPIVF